In Hevea brasiliensis isolate MT/VB/25A 57/8 chromosome 13, ASM3005281v1, whole genome shotgun sequence, a single genomic region encodes these proteins:
- the LOC110642950 gene encoding H/ACA ribonucleoprotein complex subunit 4 translates to MSEVELARSEKKKHKKKNTTQSMEEPNAKLKDSDVAAGDFMIKPQSFTPAIDTSQWPILLKNYDRLNVRTGHYTPLPSGYSPLKRPLTEYIRYGVMNLDKPGNPSSHEVVAWIKRILRVEKTGHSGTLDPKVTGNLIVCIDRATRLVKSQQGAGKEYVCIARLHDKVPDVAKVARALETLTGAVFQRPPLISAVKRQLRIRTIYESKLLEYDPDRHLVVFWISCEAGTYVRTMCVHLGLILGVGGHMQELRRVRSGILGERDNMVTMHDVMDAQWVYDNYRDESYLRRVIMPLEVLLTSYKRLVVKDSAVNAICYGAKLMIPGLLRFENDIEVGEEVVLMTTKGEAIALGIAEMTTAVMATCDHGVVAKIKRVVMDRDTYPRKWGLGPKASMKKKLIAEGKLDKHGKPNENTPQEWMRNLVLPTGGDSIVASLAAAAEPEKEVNAVKKDNGEVEEEEEKEKKKKEKKSKYIEDGEGRKRKLDESTDSPTFQAPAKKVKVEEVEKEEVKKVKEGKIEESEDEKKEKKKKKKKSKEDPEAETLEEKEIEKVKKKEHSDKGEAGSPDTEKSEKKKKKKKKDKEAEEAPTIDDGRTNSEADRSEKKKEKKKKKKDRDVEEV, encoded by the coding sequence ATGTCCGAGGTTGAGCTTGCCCGTTCGGAGAAGAAAAAACACAAGAAAAAGAACACAACCCAATCCATGGAAGAACCCAATGCAAAGCTAAAAGACTCGGATGTCGCCGCCGGCGACTTCATGATCAAGCCCCAGAGCTTTACTCCGGCCATTGACACTTCCCAATGGCCTATTCTATTGAAAAACTATGACCGTCTCAATGTTCGTACCGGCCACTACACTCCTCTCCCTTCTGGTTACTCTCCTCTGAAGCGTCCTCTCACTGAGTACATCCGTTATGGTGTCATGAATCTTGATAAGCCTGGGAATCCATCTTCGCACGAGGTGGTTGCTTGGATCAAACGGATTCTTAGGGTCGAGAAAACAGGGCATAGTGGCACATTGGACCCCAAAGTTACAGGTAACTTGATTGTTTGTATTGATAGAGCTACCCGCCTTGTTAAATCTCAACAGGGTGCGGGTAAGGAGTATGTTTGTATAGCAAGATTGCATGATAAGGTGCCTGATGTTGCCAAAGTAGCTAGGGCGCTTGAGACTCTTACTGGGGCGGTTTTTCAAAGGCCGCCATTGATTTCTGCTGTGAAAAGACAGCTTAGGATTAGGACAATTTATGAGAGTAAGTTGTTGGAGTATGACCCAGATAGGCATTTGGTTGTTTTTTGGATTTCTTGTGAAGCTGGGACTTATGTTAGGACTATGTGCGTGCATTTGGGATTGATTCTTGGGGTTGGTGGGCATATGCAGGAGTTGAGGAGAGTGAGGTCTGGGATTTTGGGGGAGAGAGATAATATGGTGACTATGCATGATGTGATGGATGCTCAGTGGGTTTATGATAATTATAGGGATGAAAGCTATTTGAGGAGGGTGATTATGCCTCTTGAAGTGCTTTTGACTAGTTATAAGAGGTTGGTTGTGAAGGATTCTGCAGTGAATGCAATTTGTTATGGGGCCAAACTGATGATTCCGGGATTGTTGAGGTTTGAGAATGACATTGAGGTTGGTGAGGAAGTTGTACTGATGACTACCAAGGGTGAGGCGATTGCTTTGGGGATTGCAGAGATGACTACTGCGGTGATGGCTACATGTGATCATGGTGTTGTGGCAAAGATTAAGAGGGTTGTGATGGACCGGGACACTTACCCAAGGAAGTGGGGTTTGGGACCAAAAGCTTCCATGAAGAAGAAGTTGATTGCAGAGGGGAAGTTAGATAAACATGGGAAGCCAAATGAGAATACCCCTCAAGAATGGATGAGGAATTTGGTTTTGCCCACAGGAGGAGATTCTATAGTTGCTAGCCTTGCAGCAGCAGCTGAGCCAGAAAAGGAGGTTAATGCAGTGAAGAAAGATAATGGAGaggtggaggaggaggaggagaaggagaagaagaagaaggaaaagaaaagcaAGTACATTGAAGATGGGGAAGGGCGCAAGCGCAAACTGGATGAAAGCACTGATAGCCCTACTTTTCAAGCTCCTGCTAAGAAAGTAAAAGTTGAAGAAGTTGAAAAGGAAGAGGTGAAGAAGGTAAAGGAAGGGAAAATTGAGGAAAGTGAAGAtgagaagaaagagaaaaagaagaagaaaaagaagagtaaGGAAGACCCTGAAGCAGAAACTTTGGAGGAAAAGGAGATTGAGAAGGTTAAGAAAAAGGAACACAGTGATAAAGGCGAAGCTGGTTCTCCCGACACAGAAAAGTctgagaagaaaaagaagaagaagaagaaagacaaAGAGGCTGAGGAGGCTCCAACCATTGATGATGGCAGAACTAATAGTGAGGCTGATAGAAgtgagaagaagaaggagaagaagaagaaaaagaaggacAGAGATGTTGAAGAAGTGTAG
- the LOC110642942 gene encoding NADH dehydrogenase [ubiquinone] 1 beta subcomplex subunit 3-B produces MGKPLGTTGEFFKRRDEWRKHPMLTNQFRRAVPGLGIGLVAFGIYLVGEQVYNKLYAPSSGHHASSPSHSH; encoded by the coding sequence ATGGGGAAACCGTTGGGGACGACCGGGGAGTTCTTCAAGAGGAGGGACGAGTGGAGGAAGCATCCGATGCTCACCAATCAGTTCCGCCGCGCAGTTCCTGGCCTTGGCATTGGCTTAGTCGCCTTCGGCATCTATCTTGTTGGGGAACAAGTTTACAACAAGCTTTATGCTCCTTCCTCTGGCCACCACGCCTCGTCGCCTTCTCATTCTCACTGA